In Papaver somniferum cultivar HN1 chromosome 1, ASM357369v1, whole genome shotgun sequence, a genomic segment contains:
- the LOC113283680 gene encoding glutamic acid-rich protein-like, which yields MTPKKNVTPKKPVSKTPPKPVGSSGSSPKTVAKRFRDGKTFTQQTQASVAENNPVLESSVAEPEELTQHSNAGGAEQVNEIPGFEEFFNHDFWVEATTQAEAVEDLFAVSQEYKKSDEYVMHLKNIEEDECNPDDEYVLNNISDKDSEEKDIKSYKKFLQKVENGYLSDGTASERSDDGASDDKDTASDGDDAESDGGDPNFGEVEVENDKEEDHYGDLVSDREEKERNKTDGPICSNPHDNTQFEEDHAQHFKEEEAEEMFPEGVTFQQVDPYILVKGSKFVSKKAFQKHLRGYCVIL from the exons ATGACACCCAAAAAGAATGTGACCCCAAAGAAGCCAGTCTCTAAGACTCCACCTAAACCAGTTGGTTCTAGTGGTTCATCACCTAAGACAGTAGCAAAGAGatttagggatggaaaaaca TTTACTCAACAAACACAAGCTAGTGTAGCTGAGAATAATCCTGTTTTGGAATCTAGTGTAGCTGAACCTGAAGAATTGACTCAACACAGTAATGCTGGCGGAGCTGAACAAGTTAATGAGATACCTGGATTTGAGGAATTTTTCAATCATGACTTTTGGGTTGAAGCTACAACACAGGCAGAAGCGGTGGAAGATTTGTTTGCAGTTTCCCAAGAGTACAAGAAAAGTGATGAGTATGTCATGCACTTGAAGaatatagaagaagatgaatgtaaTCCTGATGATGAGTATGTCTTGAACAATATATCAGACAAAGATAGTGAAGAGAAAGATATCAAGAGTTACAAAAAGTTTCTACAAAAAGTTGAGAATGGGTATCTTTCGGATGGTACTGCAAGTGAGAGAAGTGATGATGGTGCAAGTGATGATAAGGATACTGCaagtgatggtgatgatgctgAAAGTGATGGTGGTGATCCAAACTTTGGAGAGGTGGAGGTTGAGAATGACAAGGAAG AGGACCATTATGGGGACTTGGTCTCTGACAGAGAAGAAAAAG AAAGAAACAAGACTGATGGGCCTATATGTTCAAACCCTCATGATAACACCCAGTTTGAGGAAGACCATGCACAACATTTTAAGGAGGAAGAAGCTGAGGAGATGTTCCCTGAGGGAGTTACTTTTCAACAAGTGGATCCTTACATCCTAGTGAAGGGAAGCAAGTTTGTCAGCAAGAAAGCATTCCAGAAGCATTTGAGAGGCTACTGTGTAATCCTGTGA
- the LOC113283592 gene encoding MDIS1-interacting receptor like kinase 2-like, whose product MHHDCFPAIVHRDISSNNILLDFEYNARVSDFGTARILKPDSSNWTSLAGTYGYVAPELAYTMKVTEKCDVYSFGVIILEVLMGRHPSEITTLLSQNVLSSSSSSSSKVGQNVMLGDILDQCIGAPTDIVKKEIMYIVKAGFSCLRSDPCSRPTMQEVSVGLSLSAHSRAGLAKPFETISLGDLLLLCTKQQQALAEFTETSTDLEKADLNAAALTES is encoded by the exons ATGCACCATGATTGCTTTCCAGCAATAGTTCATAGGGACATATCTAGCAACAATATCTTGTTGGACTTTGAATACAATGCTCGAGTTTCCGATTTTGGTACGGCGAGGATTCTGAAACCGGATTCTTCGAATTGGACATCACTTGCAGGAACTTACGGATATGTTGCTCCAG AGCTTGCATATACAATGAAGGTGACCGAGAAGTGTGATGTTTATAGCTTTGGGGTGATTATATTAGAAGTGCTAATGGGAAGGCATCCATCTGAAATTACTACATTACTCTCGCAAAATGTTCtttcatcttcctcttcctcttcctctaaGGTGGGGCAAAACGTAATGTTGGGAGACATCTTGGACCAATGCATTGGAGCACCGACAGATATTGTGAAGAAAGAAATAATGTACATCGTCAAGGCTGGATTTTCATGTTTGCGGAGTGATCCATGTTCTCGGCCAACTATGCAAGAAGTATCAGTAGGGCTATCATTATCAGCTCATAGCAGGGCAGGTTTAGCAAAGCCTTTTGAAACCATTTCACTAGGAGACTTACTGCTGTT ATGTACGAAGCAGCAGCAAGCTCTGGCAGAGTTCACAGAGACCTCAACTGACTTGGAGAAAGCTGATCTTAACGCTGCAGCACTCACAGAGTCATAG